From the Pomacea canaliculata isolate SZHN2017 linkage group LG4, ASM307304v1, whole genome shotgun sequence genome, one window contains:
- the LOC112561884 gene encoding DNA excision repair protein ERCC-6-like produces the protein MQSSSDIEYASRKLANLSVSQASPLEDVSKKDKERTASIYSSSSSCYDQPSTSTSVKTSGSESEHEQEDKIRFNKLVKKAKYLAQDGQITKALELNKRALAIHYHEKLARRIAKMEEYLRNYGEDEKQETDDNMVEVGSGFYLYKDLHAKLYQHQKEGVLWLWDLHTKNKGGILGDDMGLGKTIQVIAFLSGLFDMGKLQHALIVVPVSVIVIWEKEFSKWAPGISVHAFHGNSKRERERALERVRCRDGVLLTTYGMVVTSWEQLGSKDGRDFFWDYVILDEGHKIKNPTKTTKGINAVGAKHRIILTGTPIQNNLKELWTLFDYVHQGSLLGTLRTFKMEFENPIIRARERDATGGEKRLGMEMANILKKIINPFFLRRTKAQISQKEMDGERNKNETSKKSLRMPTMKCKNDFVIWLFLSDTQIKIYQDFLELESVKELLMTSKSPLVALTVLKKICDHPRLLSLRACHQLGLHGYRMNEEELELPSSLESAVTKIEELSDAILVEESGKMGVLITLLDQLKNDGHRSLVFSQSRKILDIIQKVLRKRGHKVMRLDGTITHVSERHSRVQKFQEDESYSVFLLTTQVGGVGLTLTGADRVIIYDPSWNPATDAQAVDRVFRIGQMRNVVVYRLITCGTVEEKIYRRQIFKDSITRQTTGNAQNPYRYFTKQELRELFQLGDTHSSSTQQQLEEMHGMDRRRDPELDEHIAFLYSLNIFGISDHDLMFSHELDHEEEFEDGVMPTMDPRNQEYIQHRAQKAQEIIQRESSIPGTMEQRMATFSNNSASRYHGISNVPMASQSDLHTVNSHLSASSNLHVFIPKPTDTHRSMTNRLPDKQKPEPVKTGIVIKTESSQPQNPLKSRAVKHSSLPENGSLKDISDDVVEVKVAAVVPEVIDLTEEEESEGSCQTESKQLDKPKPERIQEPAVDAQDLGSVMQNLSSEDNLLVNYNHSYASPSPPAQHHQPPTAAKRLMTPRRNCQRIVEEELIISPTAYTPLMETRKKRQRSLPEGSSPAAALSRTLAFSSQEDAITDAKEAPLVLESPESKISSCSGNSSRGSSCHKSEGEGADSQDELHSFLDKEDRSCIEESFVTEEEADKNPGIHSNAQLLSTVTGTPIHPDGDLSPDVGVRSHRRRSVCRRIARIESSEEEEEEEENKENIHPAYSSLVQKLGNDSNDDGDDGDNSKDNEEEGDDLLEEDSESEGEEGVAETEAEEVKEVIEGSVEVFDESIVESDNDQDEKGESEDESGDESVDVERLQMLLQKGKFLYKQKRYGEAIQYVKEALDVVDDPHLQALSEKIQSKIDAGL, from the exons ATGCAGTCCAGTTCTGACATAGAGTATGCAAGCAGGAAGCTTGCTAACTTAAGTGTCAGCCAGGCTAGCCCCTTAGAAG atgtatctaaaaaagataaagaaaggacaGCGTCAATTtattcttcatcatcttcttgCTATGACCAGCCATCAACAAGCACGTCTGTAAAGACATCTGGTTCAGAGTCAGAGCATGAACAGGAAGACAAGATTAGATTCAATAAGTTGGTCAAGAAAGCTAAATATCTTGCTCAAGATGGACAAATTACAAAGGCTTTGGAGCTCAACAAGCGAGCTCTTGCCATACATTACCATGAAAAATTGGCACGTAGGATAGCCAAAATGGAG GAATACCTCAGAAACTATGGTGAAGATGAAAAGCAAGAAACTGATGATAACATGGTTGAAGTGGGGTCTGGATTCTACCTGTACAAGGATCTCCATGCCAAGTTATACCAACATCAGAAGGAAGGTGTCCTATGGCTTTGGgatttgcacacaaaaaacaagGGGGGAATTCTTGGTGACGATATGGG ACTTGGCAAGACCATCCAGGTCATCGCTTTCCTATCAGGGCTTTTTGACATGGGAAAGTTACAACATGCTCTGATTGTTGTTCCTGTCAGCGTCATTGTCATCTGGGAGAAGGAGTTTAGCAAATG gGCTCCAGGCATTTCTGTACATGCTTTCCATGGAAATAGCAAGCGTGAGCGAGAGCGTGCTCTTGAGCGAGTTCGCTGCCGTGATGGTGTTCTGCTGACAACTTATGGCATGGTGGTGACTAGCTGGGAACAGCTTGGTTCTAAAGATGGCAGAGACTTCTTCTGG GATTATGTTATACTTGATGAAGGGCACAAGATAAAGAACcccaccaaaacaacaaaaggtaTCAATGCTGTTGGGGCCAAACATCGCATCATCTTGACAGGAACCCCAATCCAAAACAACCTCAAG gaGTTATGGACACTTTTTGATTATGTCCATCAAGGATCTCTCCTGGGCACACTGAGAACTTTCAAAATGGAGTTTGAGAACCCTATCATAAGA GCCAGAGAGCGTGATGCCACAGGAGGTGAGAAAAGACTTGGCATGGAGATGGCCAATATcctcaaaaaaataattaacccTTTTTTCCTTCGCCGGACAAAAGCCCAAATCAGTCAAAAGGAGATGGATggtgaaagaaacaaaaatgaaaccaGCAAGAAATCATTAAG AATGCCAACAATGAAGTgcaaaaatgattttgtaatCTGGCTTTTCCTGTCTGACACCCAAATAAAGATTTACCAGGATTTCTTAGAACTTGAGAGTGTTAAAGAG TTGCTGATGACCTCTAAGTCCCCTCTGGTAGCTCTCACTGTTCTCAAGAAAATTTGTGACCACCCACGCCTCCTTTCCCTCCGTGCTTGCCACCAGCTGGGTCTCCATGGATACAG AATGAATGAAGAGGAACTAGAGCTGCCATCATCCCTGGAGAGTGCAGTAACCAAAATTGAAGAACTTTCTGATGCCATTCTAGTTGAAGAGTCTGGTAAAATGGGGGTCCTGATCACACTGCTGGATCAGCTGAAGAATGATGGTCATCGCAGCCTAGTTTTTTCTCAGTCTAGAAAGATCCTGGATATCATCCAGAAGGTGCTGAGAAAAAGG GGTCACAAAGTCATGCGGTTGGATGGCACTATAACACATGTATCAGAGAGACACAGTCGCGTCCAAAAGTTTCAAGAAGATGAATCATACTCTGTGTTCCTCCTTACCACTCAG GTTGGAGGTGTTGGTCTGACGCTTACTGGTGCTGACAGGGTCATCATTT atGATCCTAGCTGGAACCCAGCAACTGATGCACAGGCTGTGGACCGTGTCTTTCGCATTGGCCAGATGCGAAATGTTGTGGTTTACCGCCTCATTACATGTGGCACAGTAGAAGAAAAGATCTATCGTCGTCAGATTTTCAAGGATTCTATCACACGACAGACAACTGGCAATGCACAAAACCCATACAG GTACTTCACCAAGCAGGAGTTGCGGGAGTTGTTCCAGCTGGGAGACACACATAGCTCCAGTACACAACAGCAGCTGGAGGAGATGCACGGCATGGACCGGCGACGTGACCCTGAACTGGATGAGCACATTGCATTTCTCTATTCTCTGA ATATTTTTGGCATTAGCGACCATGACCTTATGTTCTCCCATGAGTTGGATCATGAAGAGGAGTTTGAGGATGGAGTCATGCCTACCATGGACCCACGCAATCAAGAGTACATCCAGCACAGG GCCCAAAAGGCTCAAGAAATCATTCAACGCGAGTCCAGCATCCCAGGCACAATGGAGCAGCGAATGGCTACATTTTCCAATAATTCTGCTTCAAGATATCATGGGATCTCAAACGTCCCAATGGCATCTCAGTCTGACCTCCATACAGTCAACAGTCATCTATCAGCTTCCTCTAATCTTCATGTTTTCATTCCAAAACCAACTGACACCCATCGCTCCATGACCAACAGACTGCCTG ATAAACAAAAGCCAGAGCCAGTGAAGACAGGCATTGTCATCAAAACAGAATCTTCACAGCCCCAAAATCCACTCAAGTCAAGGGCTGTAAAACACAGTTCTCTCCCTGAGAACGGTAGTTTAAAAGATATTAGTGATGACGTGGTGGAGGTGAAAGTTGCTGCTGTGGTTCCTGAAGTCATAGACCTGactgaagaggaagaaagtgaAGGGTCATGCCAAACTGAGTCAAAACAGCTAGATAAG CCTAAACCTGAAAGAATCCAAGAACCGGCAGTGGATGCCCAAGATCTTGGGTCTGTCATGCAAAACTTAAGCTCAGAAGATAACCTCCTTGTCAACTACAACCACTCTTATGCTAGTCCTTCACCGCCAGCACAACATCACCAGCCACCTACTGCTGCCAAAAGGCTCATGACACCTAGAAGAAATTGTCAGCGCATTGTGGAGGAGGAACTCATCATCTCGCCAACTGCTTACACCCcgctgatggagacaagaaagaaacgCCAACGCAGCCTGCCTGAGGGCAGCTCACCTGCTGCTGCTCTGAGCCGAACCCTGGCATTCTCCTCTCAAGAGGATGCAATCACTGATGCCAAAGAAGCACCTCTGGTTTTGGAATCTCCTGAATCAAAAATATCCTCATGCTCTGGAAACAGCAGCAGGGGGAGCTCTTGCCATAAATCTGAGGGAGAAGGAGCAGACTCCCAGGATGAGCTTCACTCATTTTTGGACAAGGAAGACAGGAGCTGCATAGAAGAAAGCTTTGTAACAGAAGAAGAGGCAGACAAAAACCCAGGCATTCATTCTAACGCACAACTGCTGAGTACTGTAACAGGTACACCTATTCATCCTGATGGTGACCTGTCTCCTGATGTAGGTGTGAGAAGCCACCGAAGACGCAGCGTATGTCGCCGTATAGCCAGAATTGAGAGCTctgaggaggaagaagaggaggaggaaaacaaagagaacaTTCACCCAGCATATAGCAGTTTGGTGCAGAAGCTAGGAAATGAtagtaatgatgatggtgatgacggTGACAATAGTAAAGATAATGAAGAGGAAGGAGATGATCTGTTGGAAGAAGACAGTGAGAGTGAAGGAGAAGAGGGAGTGGCGGAGACAGAGGCTGAAGAGGTCAAGGAAGTAATAGAAGGATCTGTTGAGGTGTTTGATGAAAGTATAGTGGAATCTGACAATGACCAAG ATGAGAAAGGGGAATCGGAAGATGAAAGTGGTGATGAGTCGGTAGATGTTGAGCGACTACAAATGCTACTTCAGAAAGGAAA GTTCCTGTACAAACAGAAACGCTATGGCGAAGCCATCCAATACGTGAAGGAAGCCTTGGACGTGGTAGATGATCCACATTTGCAAGCACTATCTGAGAAGATCCAGAGCAAGATTGATGCTGGCTTGTAA
- the LOC112561894 gene encoding mitochondrial E3 ubiquitin protein ligase 1-like, protein MIHNSCSEDSCRGKDNSLFGLGSLAMNVCDTLLALTGACSGTLSIYLYRKYRHWQQAAYCIQRAETVELNNGLEDKIRAAEDHRIAFAVVVGKVQCVGRTLSSRTRNGLGVIRQTQLSEHRSRKTHGIWTNVTKILHDTLDSVPFALSNPANGYQIMVTEAIEAENILKELDVTHSNFIPYTVSSLHDEDWVFGEVFRGVQETEKMLHVGTYLMGIGELVIENGHIRLQPPEDLVYILTKQTKSQVIRQYLYQATTFKLSCYAMSALTAVVLGFALWRVIHGCLQRFRMTRGFEKIRRLALTARRSMIRAEDLRQNEICVICLVNVREVVTLECGHIAMCSSCVQWLTYPHRCPVCRQHIERFLPVEFEFPV, encoded by the exons atgATTCACAATAGCTGTTCCGAAGATAGTTGCCGAGGGAAAGACAACTCATTGTTTGGGTTAGGGAGCTTAGCGATGAACGTGTGCGACACGCTTTTAGCTTTGACCGGAGCATGTTCTGGTACACTAAGTATTTATTTGTACAGGAAGTACAGGCATTGGCAACAAGCAGCATATTGTATCCAG CGAGCAGAAACTGTAGAACTTAACAATGGTTTAGAAGATAAAATAAGAGCAGCAGAAGATCACCGCATTGCATTTGCGGTAGTGGTAggaaaagtgcagtgtgtgggAAGAACTTTGTCAAGTCGCACACGAAATGGATTAGGGGTAATCCGTCAAACACAGCTTTCTGAGCACAGATCAAGAAAAACACATGGCATATG GACCAATGTAACAAAGATATTACATGATACCTTGGATTCTGTCCCTTTTGCACTCTCAAACCCAGCCAATGGCTATCAGATTATGGTCACTGAGGCTATagaagcagaaaatattctAAAGGAACTAGATGTTACGCACAGTAACTTCATTCCGTACACAGTTTCATCACTACATGATGAAGATTGGGTATTTGGAGAG GTGTTTCGAGGCGTtcaagaaacagagaaaatgcTGCATGTAGGTACATACCTGATGGGAATAGGTGAACTAGTTATCGAAAATGGCCACATTAGACTGCAGCCTCCAGAAGACCTGGTCTATATTCTTACTAAACAGACGAAGAGTCAGGTTATAAGACAATATTTATATCAAGCCACGACCTTTAAACTTTCCTGTTATGCAATGAGTGCCTTGACTGCTGTGGTTCTTGGATTTGCACTGTGGAGAGTTATTCATGGTTGTCTCCAAAGGTTCAGAATGACAAGAGGATTTGAAAAAATACGGCGTTTAGCACTCACGGCCAGGAGAAGCATGATTCGTGCAGAAGATCTGAGGCAGAATGAAATATGTGTAATATGCCTGGTTAATGTTAGAGAGGTCGTCACTTTGGAGTGTGGCCATATTGCAATGTGTAGTAGCTGTGTGCAGTGGCTAACCTATCCTCACAGGTGTCCTGTTTGTCGTCAACATATTGAAAGATTTCTGCCTGTGGAGTTTGAGTTTccagtctaa
- the LOC112561895 gene encoding mitochondrial ubiquitin ligase activator of NFKB 1-like isoform X1: MDLTEKIIALSGTCSGIVALIVYWMYRKSNETADQIKVAETVKLGKELEERLSSLDDHRIAYAAVEGVVKDLGKVFTSKSGDKQGVVIESQLIEHSSRRTQGFWSDVKKILRHTLDAAPFVLTNPEKSNGCQILVTEPTEADNLLEELEVTHNEFTPQTRNIVQASIDRIFGEVCRGIQETERMLLVGTGMLGIGEIFLQDGRIKLGPPHGLTYILTKQTKNQLVRQYLSKGTFYKVCALILCNVAVGMLVFVIWRVARRHWYRLKMKRMFEEIHRLAARRRESRTPGDGLSDDETCVVCLANPREVITLECGHISLCSDCAQRLPEPKVCPVCRDPIERFLPVYRP; encoded by the exons ATGGATCTAACTGAGAAAATTATTGCATTAAGTGGTACCTGTTCAGGAATTGTTGCACTTATAGTTTACTGGATGTACAGGAAAAGTAATGAAACTGCAGATCAGATCAAG gtAGCAGAAACAGTGAAATTGGGTAAAGAACTAGAAGAAAGGCTCAGCTCCTTAGATGATCATCGTATTGCATATGCTGCAGTGGAAGGGGTTGTCAAGGATCTTGGAAAAGTATTTACAAGTAAATCTGGGGACAAACAAGGAGTTGTTATTGAATCACAGCTTATTGAGCATTCATCAAGGAGAACACAGGGATTTTG gtctgatgttaaaaaaattctgagacACACTTTAGATGCAGCACCATTTGTTCTGACAAATCCTGAGAAATCCAATGGGTGTCAGATATTAGTAACTGAGCCAACAGAAGCAGATAACCTATTGGAGGAATTGGAGGTCACGCACAATGAATTCACTCCTCAAACCAGAAACATCGTGCAGGCCAGCATAGACCGCATCTTTGGAGAG GTTTGCCGTGGAATCcaagagacagagaggatgCTGCTGGTTGGCACTGGCATGCTGGGCATTGGTGAGATCTTCCTTCAGGATGGTCGAATAAAGTTAGGGCCACCACATGGCCTGACATACATTCTAACCAAGCAGACGAAGAATCAGCTTGTTAGGCAGTACCTATCAAAGGGCACATTCTATAAGGTGTGTGCACTGATTCTATGCAATGTTGCAGTAGGTATGCTGGTTTTTGTTATCTGGAGAGTAGCCAGGAGACACTGGTATCGCCTTAAAATGAAGAGAATGTTCGAGGAAATTCATAGACTGGCAGcaagaaggagagaaagcagGACACCAGGGGATGGACTTTCAGATGATGAAACGTGTGTTGTATGCTTGGCTAACCCTAGGGAAGTAATTACCTTAGAATGTGGTCACATCTCTTTGTGCTCAGATTGTGCTCAAAGGCTGCCTGAACCAAAAGTCTGCCCTGTTTGTCGAGATCCTATTGAAAGATTTCTTCCAGTTTATAGGCCATAA
- the LOC112561895 gene encoding uncharacterized protein LOC112561895 isoform X2: MDLTEKIIALSGTCSGIVALIVYWMYRKSNETADQIKVAETVKLGKELEERLSSLDDHRIAYAAVEGVVKDLGKVFTSKSGDKQGVVIESQLIEHSSRRTQGFWSDVKKILRHTLDAAPFVLTNPEKSNGCQILVTEPTEADNLLEELEVTHNEFTPQTRNIVQASIDRIFGEACLPWNPRDREDAAGWHWHAGHW, encoded by the exons ATGGATCTAACTGAGAAAATTATTGCATTAAGTGGTACCTGTTCAGGAATTGTTGCACTTATAGTTTACTGGATGTACAGGAAAAGTAATGAAACTGCAGATCAGATCAAG gtAGCAGAAACAGTGAAATTGGGTAAAGAACTAGAAGAAAGGCTCAGCTCCTTAGATGATCATCGTATTGCATATGCTGCAGTGGAAGGGGTTGTCAAGGATCTTGGAAAAGTATTTACAAGTAAATCTGGGGACAAACAAGGAGTTGTTATTGAATCACAGCTTATTGAGCATTCATCAAGGAGAACACAGGGATTTTG gtctgatgttaaaaaaattctgagacACACTTTAGATGCAGCACCATTTGTTCTGACAAATCCTGAGAAATCCAATGGGTGTCAGATATTAGTAACTGAGCCAACAGAAGCAGATAACCTATTGGAGGAATTGGAGGTCACGCACAATGAATTCACTCCTCAAACCAGAAACATCGTGCAGGCCAGCATAGACCGCATCTTTGGAGAGGCTT GTTTGCCGTGGAATCcaagagacagagaggatgCTGCTGGTTGGCACTGGCATGCTGGGCATTGGTGA